AGacaaaaaattgagaaataagGGGGCCTAACTTGTCGCTGTCAAAACAGATTCTCCATGTATAAAAATGGAGGATAGTTTCTTCgcattatttctaaaaaagcATCTACAGAGTATAAATGTATATGGAGTTTACAAAGCAAAAGGTCTGAACTTTGGATTTTGTGGCTCTCATTTTCACAGCTTTTGCTGTTGAAAAAGTTAAATGTTGTGACATATGATATAGATGTGTGTGGCTGTGTTgcaaacaagaaaagagaaccACATGgtcaataaaatattgtaataaaCTAAGAATTGTTTTGGTCCAACAAGCAACCAAGCAGGGCCTTAAATCTCTGATTATCTGGGGTGGTTCTAAGAAATGCAGAGGGAATAGGGAACATGGGTCAATAAAATACTTACCAATTCAAATGGTAATCATGTAGCAAAAGATAATAAATCTTTATTGGCTGTTTGGATGGCCCTCACTGTATAAGACTTTTTAAATTGAAGGGAGCAAATAGAATCAATTGCTTTGCAGaaaatctttcttctttttcagcttTTGTGGTGTAAGATGGCCAAGTTTTCAGTGCACTGTACTACCAAGAGCATGTGGGGGAAATATAAGATGTCATAAGCCAAATCAAGCATATAATATTGAAACATGTCTTGatttttatatgataaaaactagaaaatgaaaagaaaaagaaaacagagagaggagaaaaaacCAGGagaatgtttctttttattaaaaaaaagttatataatGAGGTTAAAAAATTGTACATTTAAGGCCCTGATTGGTTAGGAATTACTGGGACTGAAGAGAATGATTTGATTTGACTCTGgttggagaaaaaagaaggggGGAAACTGGCTTCGATTTTTGACATTTGGACTtgacttgatttttttataatttttttaaaaaaattggattgacTCTGATTTTGATGCCTTGAATGCCAGAACTTGTCCTTACAGTCCAGTTGTTGAATAACTTAAATTCCCAAGAAAGAAGGGGTGCGGGGacaatacattaaaaaaaaaaacccttgaGGAGATAATAATAGGACTTCTGGCCTACCCATTTGGCAAACATTTGTCACTAGGCTAAGCCTTTTCAAAAGGACATCAAACATGTAACAGAAATAACAAACAGAGTCAATAAAGACATTTTCAGATGTACCTCAACTGATAGACATTCCAGGCGTAGGACATGTCGACTATCATCTTGCACAAGATGAACATGGATTTTGGAACCTCTGCCGAAGAAATCACTCTAGACTTCCATCTTATCCACTGCAATATTGGAACTGCATTCAAGAAAACcaatcaaaaaaagaaaaaaactgtCGATCTCAGTTCAGTTTAAAGACGACAGAATTTGTGACAGTTTTATATTCAGACACAAGAATAAAATGTGATTCTGCTACACTTTTGGCTTCAATGGTTTGGAAAAAGTTGGAATTTAACCTCAACTATGTTAAAAGTTAAACTTCCATctatataatttgataaaatttcataaatagcCCTACTGTTCGAAAGTCATCAATGGATTGAGTATGTGATAATTGTCAAGTACTTCATCCGTCTTTCAACaatatgaattatttatgTGGTTTTATCATATCGTATTGACAAAATTCTAACTTTAAAAACTATAAGgactttataattttcttcaaactATAAAGGCCACGNAAAAAGAACAGTCCAAAAAAGTTTCAGGATTGCAAAGAGTTGGCTAGAATGATCGCAAAGGGTGTTTCAGATAAATTGCAGAGTATAAGCAATAATGAGACCCATACCATTGCCTTGATGACCCATGCTGCTACATATGCTGTTGGGAGTAAGAAATTTGTCTCGTTTGTTGGAGATTGGGATCGCCAGGAGAGTAGGCCATTCTTTCTGTTATTcttaatataaagaaaagcaAGCCTAGTTACAACGTCTTTCAAGAGTAGATTCTAAGCATactaaaatagtaataataataataacaatcttttgttaaaaaaaaaatgatgatgaagTGATATAATATAAGATCAAACCTCTGATCTACTTCTATGAAGATCCCCAATTGCTACAGTCTAACTTTTCTTCAtccttttacttttaaaaaaaaaggagatgcGTTTCATAAGTATATTGAAAGGCTAAATGCAAAAACTGCACTCCCTCATTAGGAGTTTACAAAACAGAGATTCAATAGAAATTAATTGCTAGGAGTAATTGTGTAAcattgagaagaagaaatcctCAAATCGTATGGACTTGATTTGAGACCTAACTTCCCAAGTTATTCCCTGTCAATGTAAATTTTGATAGTTTCTCTTGAAGAAAAGAATCCAAGAAATGTTCTAACTGCATTAACGCAAAAGATCTTAGCCTTTCCTTAAAAGTTATGTCAACTCAATAATTGCATCACATCATCCTCGGGCAAAAAAAATTGGTACGTCAAGAAAGATTGAAGCAAAGGAGGAAGATTCCCGATATCTTCTTCCTGAATGAGCATAAGAGCGGTAATTGGTCTAGAGATTCTTCTGGTTTTCCACCCAATAGACACCAACAAGGCAAGAGCCATATGCCGACACTTATTTGTTTCAGTCTCACAACCGTATTGAGCCCTCCATGGCATACCAACCAGCAAAATAAACATTCACCATATAGGATTAGAAGCAAAATGTCCATGATGAATAAATGAACTGAAGGATTTTCTGTTAATGCAGTTTAGCGCCTTAACTTTTCTGTTAATACAGTTTAGCGTCTTAACTCAAGAGCTTAAACCATTAATTTTGGAATTAGAGGGAAAGACAGAAAGTATCTCCAGAGTTATATTCAATCACAATTTTACAAACTTTGTCCTCCAGCTACATACCTTTAAATATTTGTGGAGTACCTGGCTGCCTTTCTTGAACCAAAATTGCGGCCCCATTGGTCATacagaaaaggaaagctcCCCATCCATCACCAATAATCTCCTGGCCCCCAATCAACATTAGGGGTCCTTCAAAAGAGCACTCCAGTACCCAACCTAGCATTTAGAGGTAGAAACAAGTCATTGAAAAAGAAGTCCCACGGCAGTTAACGTTTAAGCTATGCATAGGCCTGTACATATAGCAGTCAATGTCGCAACAGCAGGTAGTTATAgcattaatgatttttttcccttcttagATTTGAATTATCAAGAGCAATTGTATCAAAAGACAAACTCGATCCTATTGGACCAACCACTTTATTCAGGGCAGATGTGGGCAGTGGGTCACAAGGACCCAGAGAAGGGCCAAAAAAATGGAACAGCTTAAGGTCTCTTTCCAGCCTGTAGCAGCAGCAATGAAGGAGAAACAGTACAGGCTTCAAATTGCGAATTTGGGGCaaaatttatcataaaacaaagagaaacaGATAATTTACCCCGGGTACATTCTTACTCAAACCCTATAATGAGCAGCTTGCCATAAGAAATATCATTCATTGCCCTGCCAGCTTTATCCAAGTGGATGTTTTACATGCAATTCCAACCTACATAGACACCCATTCCAGTTTAGCACATTGAAACTTTTGAGGAGGGGGGGCGGAAACTTAAGTCACAGGTTTGTGTATcgtatattttgaaaaaaaaaaaaaaacacccttGAGTTCCTAAAACTCAACCCCAGTGGCACAAGGAACAAGAAATTGAATGTATGCCAACTATTACACTGACATGATATTGAAACCTTTAAAGCAGCAGGTATCTTCTTTTCGTTCTTTGTTCCTTCGTTGTGTAATTTGCTCATAGGGGTATTTGGATAGACTGGATCGGATCTACTCTTAATAAATTCCGGAAGACTATTACCTAGCTCTGCAGTAATTAGAGCATGGTAAAAACTCACAGGACATCAATGTTCGGTAATAGCTGCTAAGATCTGCACAAACTAAAAAATGTGCGTGTGCAACTAATCTTTGCCATAGAGCCAACCATGGTGATTATAGCACCTGACATCTTCAATCAAAATTACAAGAGAAATACATGATGCGTCCAACAAATCCAAATATTCACTTGTGAGAACATCATGCTaaacaaaatatcataaaGAACCACCACGAAGCAAATGATAAGAATTCTGAAACCTGGAAGCAGATTTATGCAACTCACAGCACAGAAATATGATGTAAACATGAAGTCAACCAAGATAGATTATTAGAAATCTTAGTCCTGCAAGTGCTTTTGATCTTGAGACAAAACACAACCACGCTCTACAAACCGTAATACAAGCCTATCGGCCTCCTCCAATTTTCCTCCTATAAGAAGTCTCCTGCTTACCTTCTCACATAACAATAAATCAGGAAGTAGATTTCTATTGAACATTTGACAAGAAACTGTATATGTTGACATAGGAATTCCAACACTTAAATAAACATGACAAGTTTTAGCATCAGTTCTTGAAGCCGTCCTCAAACCCTCACCTAAAAGGCTGTCGGCCTCTTTAAGGTATCCAAATTTACAAAGTTTCTCAATAACTAGATTAAATAGGGTTTGAAATCTGCCTTTTGAAATCATGTTCTTcaataatttcatcaaatcTTCTACCCTACCCTTTCAACAATACTGGTGGATGACAGGCCTGTATGTAACAGGAGAAGGAACCAACCCTTGCCTCAGCATCTTCATTGAAAGTTCAGTGGCGTCTTCTATACGGCCAGCTTTGCCTAGTGCATCAATTAATGTTGTGTATTTCACAGAACCAGGGTCCTTGTTACAAAAGTACATATCATCCCACAATGACAGTGCAGCTTCCAAATCATCTTTCTGACCAAATCCATGAATGACAGTGGAGAAATTGACTACGTTAACAGCACAACCCTTGTTCATGCACTCCTTGAGTAACTGCTGAGCTTCATGTGGTTGCCCATCCCGGCAAAGAGACTGCGCCAATAAGTTGATTTCAACTAGATTTGGAAAGAAACCTTTTCCAATCACCTCCCTGACAGGCTTCATGCAATTTCCCTTTCAGGCGTAACCCATGAACCACAGTGCTATAAGTGATAGCATTAGGTGGTCTCACTCGTGTTCATCATCACTCTAGCTTCTAATGATTTTCAATTTCGGCATAAACCATTTAGCAATTTTGTAAATGTTATAGCATTAGGTTTGCAGTCATACTATTACATCTGCTGCATCATCTCTTTGTGCTTGATCAAGTTTCTCAATGCGTCAAAACCTGTCAAGGATAGAGGTGCATGTTACAACATCTGGAGCACATCTCTTGAAGAACATTTCACCAACAAGCTCTTTTGCCTTCTTAATCTTTCCTTCCTTGCAATATGCATGAACTATTGCACTATACTCGACCTTGTCAATTTTACATTGCAATTATTCAGCTTCTCTAAGAATCTCTAAAGCCTCATCTCCGTGGTCATGCTTGGAAAGCATCTGGATTAGAGAATTTTAAGTAACATGGCCTGGAAATAAGTCACCATCCAccctcattttcttcatcagCTCCCTAATTTCATTTATCCTCTTGTCTCTACAGAGGAATCCCATGAAAGTATAGCAACTAATTTTATCTGGGGAGCATCCCTTAAATAGAATTTGAGCAATCAGTTCCATGGCTTGGTCACCCTGATGCAAGTTACAATAGCCCTTGATCAAACAGTTATAGCTCACAACATTTGGAGCAATGCCAATTAGAACCTACGTTCTGCAAACCTCAATGCCTTCTTTAACTCATTAATATGGATTGCAGTTTTACAAATAGACAAATTATGTTAAACTCCTGCAAGGACACGGATGAATCATGTCTGTACCGCCACAATCTATCTGCCAATAGAACAATATCAAAGCACTTCTTTTGCCATCCTGAGAGAGCAAAACAACACAAACCTGTGGCGGGTTAAGGCTTCTTATTAAATGCCTCAACTCCCCTTCAAACTTCCGATTCCAAGAGGAACTTAGCTGGATCAATTTATAGGCATCTCTCACTAAGGGATATCTAAATACATCTTCACCAGTTTCAACTCTTTTGAAATCATTTCCTTTATCCATGATTTCTATCAGACATATTAGACACCAAAAGATCCCCGTCATTATCAACATCCacatcttcctcttcttcattaGTAGACTCTTCAGCCTCCATAACCACCGAACTTAAATTGCCGATCCGTTTCATATTCCTCATCTGGATATCCGCAAACTCGAATCTCCGAAATCCTCCGAATCAGTTTTCTGAAATTCGTCATTTGCATCATCAAACCCGTTACTTCTCCCATCAATATCACTGCAGTAAGTTCTTAATCAACGACTGAAACTCGAATCTCTCCTAGAGGAAAACGATACAAATGCGCCAAGTTCACTCCATTCTATAGGATGGAACAAAAATTATCGAAGCATTTATAGACAATTTCATTCACAAAAAAAGTAGAACTAGCACTACCGTTctgaaaattatttagataAGTCAGTTCATGAAGTCCGATTCGCTTTCTTCCAATTCAATAGTagtaattgaaaaatgaataacATACCATTGTGATGGAGGAGAAAACAGTGAAGAAATTGACGAACTAGCGACTGGTTAGATAATCCCGAAGGTGAAAAGTAACCAGTCTGTAGCCGCTCCGTCGACGTTCCTCAACTTCGCGCCAAAACAGGGCGTCCCTGTCGCAAGAGTAAGCAAGTTTGGGATCTAAATTAaggtaaaattacaaatacGGATTtgacataattttatttttaatttagaaaacctttttttttttttttttttttaactcatatgatttatatatttttttcttttttgaaaaccGAATAATCGTTATtgatatatcatttttattgtatattagataattattgattaaaaaaaattaaattaaatgctaattatataccatttttttattattgacgtcataaaaattaaaattaaattaaatgtcaataatattatcaataaaatggttaaaatactCGAGACCGTTGAAATTGGCGGGACTCGAAGAGCATTCATATGACTCGCGCGACGCAGATTCTCCCGGGAAGATCTCGATCATTGGAATTGCGGGCAACGAGGGCAATGGAACTGGATCGGCTCTCATCTTCTTGGGCTCAGGGTTTTCGAATTCGGTCTCTCATTTGATGTGCCTCGCCAGCCTCATGATCCCCCCTCCTTTGCTTCTCTCAGGCACTGACGGTTCTCCCCAAGCTCAACCTGAACTACAGGTGATTTCGTCAGATTTCTCGATCGTAAGTCTAGTTCAAGGCTGTGTTATGATTGTTTAGAGGAATAGGTGTTTCCGCATCTAGATTTGTGGTCATCTCTCTGGAGTATGGAATTTGAACTTCATTGCATCTAGATTTCGCTGCTccgtttgttttcttcttcttttttaaaatgatagtCTGAGGCAGTAGACTCAACGGGGGATTTCTGATACATTGGCTGAAATTTCTTTAGTTTACTGAGCAATTTAAGTTGTAACTGGATCTAGGTATATGTTCACTGGCGCAGTTGCTTGCAGTTTAATTGACCTCGTTTTGTCCGTTATACGCACATGGCTACGGTTTGCTAAACCAAGTTTTCATATATTTCAGATGCAATGCATCGTTGCTCATTGATATTGCCGAAGCAATGGCGAGAACAATTACATATTGATCGATGTAGGGAAGACGTTTAGGGAGCAAGCACTAAGATAGTTTACACGCCGTAAGGTTACTCAAATGGATTCTGTGAGTCGTTATCTCTTGCTCCTtctgtttatatatataattttttgcaaaattttcaaaataaaaatgcataGATAAATACGATCAGGACGCTATTTCTTTTTGCCGACCTTTATGGCTTTCAGAAGCAATCTTTGCGTCTTGATTTTTCGATCTACACTTTTAACGTACTTGAACCATTTCTACCTTGCGCCAACACTtgttttttatgaaaattgattCTCCTTTTAGTCAATTTTATAAGAACATTTTCTTTGCATAAAGTTGACTCTAACTGTCCTTATGGGTATTTTGCTTTtcccttaaaaaaatttcagattATGTTGATTCATGAACATGAGGATTTCGTTATTGGCTTTGATGATATAGGTGTTGTGTGTCACCATCGCACTTTGATGGCAgtggacttgcgattgtgcggcattCACTTCTtagcaacaagtgagttaagcctatttGTTCTCACGTCGCCTACAGCCAAACGACGCATGCTTGAGCCTCTGGTCCCGGTCCAAGAAGAAAGTTCTTAGAAAGCGGGGGcgagagatttcgaaagagagttttgaaagcaagatttaagaaattgaaattggtgttatatgggaatgtaagcaaaagacaacaacaacggcttactgcatataactatcaggtagggagaagttgacaactaatcatatccccctatagtacattttggggcattttagcccttgcaggtgtagacatgattttggtgaacggtcatacacccTCATACTGACCCAATATGAAATGGTAAAGACCTATCTAGGAtaaaagcatgtaaaaggggtttggaacgggCATGCAACCATGGACAAGCAAGACTGGGACATCTGTCATGCGGCGAttgacaacacgccttggacatgcatgaccgtgacactgtGCAACCTTTTAGTCCCACAAATGAAATCAACCGGACGCCTGTTTGCTTAGCACAAAATACGATGAAAAGGTACTTCTGTGGCTACCTTTCTTTAGATTACTTATCGTACCATATTACTCGCAATAAATTGGCCATGGAGTTCTTAGCCTTCGTTTTAAATGTTGAGCAAGCTACTTGTTCAGAGAATATTAGATAGACGATACGTCTGATGATGGAAGAGTTCCTATTTGGCACTAGATGTAGATGCTTCCGACATCTATTTTTTCTCTGAGAAATAAGTTTTCAtgtcgtttttctttttggaccTCCCAATAATTAAATGCATAACAACCAGTGGAGCCAacgtggtttttttttatatagtgaACACTCTTTGTTTTCTCCTTGCTATCCAATAAGCTCTTAAAGGGTTCCTTGTAACTCGTGTAGCTCTGtgcaattaattttttcttctggcTAATATTCGTTACCATTCATAACCAGGTTtggaatcaaaatttgaaccaATTGTGGATGCCATGTGTCATTTCACATCTTCTATAATTTGTGTCAATAGTCTCTACTCAAATGTTCAGTCACATCAGTAATCCTAAGAATCGGTCCCTTCACTGTTACTCTCTTTAACTCTTCAAATGCAGTTTGACACTCTGAAGTCCAACTCCAactattattctttttcaataggTCCATAAGTGGATTCTCATATGGCTTCGACCTTCGACCAATCATCCATAGTAATTGGCTAATCAGAGGAAAAAATGTAGTTTTGTCATTGAAGCTGGCACCTTCCAGTCTCGTATGGCTTCGACCTTTCCATCTTCCATTCCACTTTCCACACTCGATTACATGTCTGAAGAAGCTTATGATTTCTTGCCGTGAACAAGCATTTTTTCCTCTTCACATATAACTGATTAGCCCTTAATTGTTCTAagacaaattttaaatgaacttGGTATTCTTCCATCATTGGGCTGTGAACCACAACATCGTTTCGGTAGACTACCACAAACTTGCCAAGATATATGAAACACCTAGTTCATCAAAGTGATAAAGCTAGGTGGTGCATTGGTGAGGCCAAATGCATgacaagaaattcaaaggatACTCGTTTGGTTTGCAATTGTGAATATAAGATGTTGCAAAAGGTTGAAATTGCTGAAAGATTAGTGAATTGGTTCCTTCGGCAAGTGGATGTAGGCTCTGATTTTCTGAAGCCGGAACACTCTAACACCTGATTGTCTTGCTTCTCTTGATCTTCTttattattcttctttctGTCTTAATTCGAATTGGCCATCAGAAGATTCTTGGATTAATTTTCAACATTAGTAAATGAAGAGTccaattaagaaaattttactGGCTGATGCTAATGATATTCACCTTGTACCTGTTTTCTCCTTTgtgttattataattttggag
This sequence is a window from Cucurbita pepo subsp. pepo cultivar mu-cu-16 chromosome LG19, ASM280686v2, whole genome shotgun sequence. Protein-coding genes within it:
- the LOC111781356 gene encoding uncharacterized protein LOC111781356, whose protein sequence is MGPQFWFKKGSQVLHKYLKKEWPTLLAIPISNKRDKFLTPNSICSSMGHQGNVPILQWIRWKSRVISSAEVPKSMFILCKMIVDMSYAWNVYQLSALKTWPSYTTKAEKEERFSAKQLILFAPFNLKSLIQ